A region from the Citrobacter koseri ATCC BAA-895 genome encodes:
- the iolB gene encoding 5-deoxy-glucuronate isomerase has protein sequence MSRLLSRWQQPDAQGRTQSVTPERAGWGYVGFDAFELEEGQQLHLPAVAEERCLVLVAGRASVTTPTAQFSEIGERMSPFERIKPWAVYVTPGETVRVQALTKLELAVCAAPGKGTYPTRLIAPQDIDGEARGKGHNQRYVHNILPEDKPADSLLVVEVWTHEGCTSSYPSHKHDTDNPPYETLLEETYYHRLNPEQGFCMQRVYTDDRSLDECMAVYNRDVVMVPKGYHPVATMAGYDSYYLNVMAGPVRKWIFTWEDDHAWINRDYPAR, from the coding sequence ATGTCACGTTTACTGTCACGCTGGCAACAGCCTGACGCGCAGGGACGTACCCAGTCCGTCACCCCGGAGCGGGCAGGCTGGGGCTACGTCGGTTTTGACGCGTTTGAGCTTGAAGAAGGGCAGCAGTTGCATCTTCCCGCCGTTGCTGAAGAGCGCTGTCTGGTGCTGGTGGCGGGGAGGGCGTCTGTCACCACACCAACCGCGCAGTTTTCAGAGATTGGCGAGCGGATGAGTCCGTTCGAGCGTATTAAGCCGTGGGCGGTATACGTTACGCCCGGAGAAACGGTACGGGTACAGGCGTTAACAAAGCTGGAGCTGGCGGTATGCGCCGCGCCGGGCAAGGGAACGTATCCTACCCGCCTGATTGCACCGCAGGATATCGACGGCGAGGCAAGGGGCAAGGGGCATAACCAGCGTTATGTACACAACATTCTGCCGGAAGATAAACCCGCCGATAGTCTGCTGGTGGTGGAAGTGTGGACTCACGAAGGCTGTACCAGTTCGTACCCGAGCCACAAGCACGACACTGATAATCCGCCTTACGAGACCCTTCTTGAGGAGACGTATTACCATCGCCTCAACCCGGAACAGGGATTTTGTATGCAGCGGGTATACACCGACGATCGCTCGCTCGATGAGTGTATGGCGGTCTACAACCGTGACGTCGTGATGGTGCCGAAAGGCTATCACCCGGTGGCGACAATGGCCGGGTATGACAGTTATTACCTGAATGTGATGGCAGGCCCGGTGCGCAAATGGATTTTCACCTGGGAAGACGATCACGCGTGGATTAACCGCGATTACCCTGCGCGTTGA
- a CDS encoding Gfo/Idh/MocA family protein: MKQVRIGLIGTGYIGKAHAIAYAQAPTVFNLQGQLVREMVAEVTPELAAERAQAFGFRRSTGDWRELVADPNIDVVDICSPNHLHKEMALAAIRHGKHVYSEKPLALNAHDAREMVEAAKQAGVKTLVGFNYMKNPTAALAKEIIARGEIGDVIHFYGTHNEDYMADPLSPIHWHCFKETAGLGALGDLAAHIVNMAHYLVGDIREVCGDLKIVVPERPASAGAAQKVAVENEDQAHAMVRFASGAQGVIETSRVACGRKMGLSYVITGTKGAISFTQERMAELKLYLHDDPVNRQGFRTLLVGPAHPDYAAFCMGAGHGIGFNDQKTVEIRDLVNGVAADAPMWPDFEEGWKVSRVLDAIALSHQEGRWLNVNDIV, from the coding sequence ATGAAACAAGTGCGAATTGGATTGATTGGGACGGGATACATCGGCAAGGCGCACGCCATTGCCTATGCCCAGGCGCCGACGGTGTTCAACCTGCAAGGCCAGCTGGTGCGCGAAATGGTGGCGGAAGTGACGCCGGAGCTGGCGGCGGAACGGGCGCAGGCATTCGGGTTTCGCCGTTCGACCGGCGACTGGCGTGAGCTGGTGGCAGACCCGAATATCGATGTGGTGGATATCTGTTCGCCCAACCATCTGCATAAAGAGATGGCGCTGGCGGCCATTCGCCACGGTAAGCACGTCTATTCGGAAAAGCCGCTGGCGCTGAACGCTCACGATGCCCGCGAAATGGTTGAGGCCGCAAAACAGGCCGGGGTGAAAACGCTGGTGGGTTTTAACTATATGAAGAACCCGACGGCGGCGCTGGCGAAAGAGATCATCGCGCGAGGGGAGATAGGCGATGTGATCCACTTCTACGGCACCCACAACGAGGACTATATGGCCGACCCGCTTTCCCCTATTCACTGGCACTGCTTTAAGGAGACGGCGGGGTTAGGGGCGCTGGGCGATCTGGCGGCGCATATCGTCAATATGGCGCACTACCTGGTCGGCGATATTCGCGAGGTCTGCGGCGACCTGAAAATTGTGGTGCCGGAGCGCCCGGCCAGCGCTGGAGCGGCGCAGAAGGTGGCCGTGGAAAACGAAGATCAGGCGCACGCGATGGTGCGATTCGCCAGCGGCGCGCAGGGGGTGATCGAAACCTCCCGCGTGGCCTGCGGGCGCAAAATGGGGCTGTCATACGTGATTACCGGCACCAAAGGCGCCATCAGTTTTACCCAGGAGCGAATGGCCGAGCTGAAGCTCTATCTGCATGACGATCCGGTTAACCGCCAGGGATTTCGCACCCTGCTGGTGGGGCCCGCGCACCCGGACTATGCCGCGTTTTGCATGGGGGCGGGGCACGGCATCGGCTTTAACGATCAGAAAACGGTGGAAATCCGCGACCTGGTGAACGGCGTTGCCGCCGATGCGCCGATGTGGCCGGATTTTGAAGAGGGCTGGAAAGTGTCGCGCGTGCTGGACGCCATCGCGCTCTCGCATCAGGAAGGCCGCTGGCTGAATGTGAACGATATTGTCTGA
- the iolE gene encoding myo-inosose-2 dehydratase codes for MAVQLGINPLTWTNDDLPSLGAETPLDTCLSEGKEAGFAGFELGNKFPREARLLGPILQRHDLKLVSGWYSGRLLERSVEEEIAAAQAHLTLLRELGAKVMVFAEVSHCIHGEQQTPVHLRPRFPQARWAEYGEKLTAFARYTQQQGVQIAYHHHMGTVIESAEDVDNLMTHTGDEVGLLLDTGHLTFAGADPLAVAQRWASRINHVHCKDVRADVLADVKNRKTSFLDAVLSGVFTVPGDGCVDYPPIMRLLKAHDYQGWLVVEAEQDPAIAHPLTYARLGYNNLSRLARDAGLI; via the coding sequence ATGGCTGTGCAATTAGGCATTAATCCGCTGACATGGACCAATGATGATTTGCCCTCTCTTGGCGCGGAAACGCCGCTGGATACCTGTCTGAGCGAAGGTAAAGAGGCTGGTTTTGCGGGCTTTGAACTCGGTAATAAATTCCCACGCGAGGCGCGTCTGCTGGGGCCAATCCTGCAACGCCACGATCTGAAGCTGGTGTCGGGGTGGTATTCCGGTCGCCTGCTGGAGAGGAGTGTAGAAGAAGAGATTGCGGCGGCGCAGGCGCATTTGACGTTATTGCGCGAGCTGGGGGCGAAAGTGATGGTTTTCGCTGAGGTGAGCCATTGCATTCACGGCGAGCAGCAGACGCCGGTTCACCTGCGTCCGCGATTCCCGCAGGCGCGCTGGGCGGAGTATGGCGAGAAGCTCACCGCGTTCGCCCGCTATACACAGCAGCAGGGGGTGCAGATTGCTTATCATCACCATATGGGGACGGTGATTGAGTCCGCTGAGGATGTGGACAATCTGATGACCCATACCGGTGATGAGGTTGGATTGCTGCTGGATACCGGTCATTTGACCTTCGCTGGCGCCGACCCGCTGGCGGTGGCGCAACGCTGGGCGAGCCGTATTAATCATGTGCACTGTAAAGACGTGCGCGCCGACGTGCTGGCGGATGTGAAAAACCGTAAAACCAGCTTTCTGGATGCGGTGCTCAGCGGCGTCTTTACCGTGCCGGGCGACGGCTGCGTGGATTACCCGCCGATTATGCGACTGCTGAAAGCGCACGATTATCAGGGCTGGCTGGTGGTGGAGGCGGAGCAGGACCCGGCGATTGCCCATCCGCTGACTTACGCGCGGCTGGGATATAACAACCTGAGCCGCCTGGCGCGGGATGCCGGTCTTATCTGA
- a CDS encoding substrate-binding domain-containing protein, with amino-acid sequence MKKLILAAFIAMTAGAAMAENEQIVFSTPNLAMPFEVHMQRTAVKAAKEMGVSLQVLDGQGSSPKQVADLENAITRGAQGFIVSPNDVNAVSSAVDEIQDAKLPVVTLDRSVDSQKQVPHFGANNYKGGQAIGDFVKSKFPDGADIVLLTGQPGSSSNIERTKGIRDSLKAGGDTYRIVADQTGNWMRSEGMRIVESVLPSLKKRPQVILSANDDMALGAIEALQGQGVKPGEILVTGFDAVPEALARVRDGWMAATADQRPGFAVQTAMSQLVANVREKKAITGADYPPTLITKENLQQAERIGEAGN; translated from the coding sequence ATGAAAAAGCTGATTTTAGCCGCCTTCATCGCCATGACAGCCGGGGCGGCAATGGCCGAGAACGAACAAATTGTTTTCAGCACGCCGAACCTGGCAATGCCGTTTGAAGTTCACATGCAGCGCACGGCGGTGAAAGCCGCGAAAGAGATGGGCGTCAGCCTACAGGTTCTGGACGGGCAGGGAAGTTCGCCGAAGCAGGTTGCCGATCTGGAAAACGCCATCACCCGCGGCGCCCAGGGATTTATCGTCTCCCCGAATGATGTCAACGCAGTTTCCAGCGCGGTGGATGAGATTCAGGACGCTAAGCTGCCGGTGGTGACGCTCGATCGCTCCGTCGATAGCCAGAAGCAGGTTCCGCATTTTGGCGCGAACAACTACAAGGGCGGCCAGGCCATTGGCGACTTTGTCAAAAGCAAATTTCCTGACGGCGCAGACATTGTGCTGCTGACCGGCCAGCCGGGCTCTTCTTCCAATATTGAACGCACCAAAGGCATTCGCGACAGCCTGAAGGCGGGGGGCGATACGTACCGCATTGTTGCTGACCAGACCGGTAACTGGATGCGTTCGGAAGGAATGCGCATTGTTGAAAGCGTGCTGCCGTCGTTGAAAAAACGTCCGCAGGTCATCCTCTCCGCCAACGATGATATGGCGCTGGGCGCGATTGAAGCGTTGCAGGGGCAGGGGGTGAAACCGGGTGAAATTCTGGTGACAGGATTTGACGCGGTGCCGGAAGCGCTGGCGCGGGTACGCGACGGCTGGATGGCGGCGACGGCGGATCAGCGTCCGGGCTTCGCGGTACAGACGGCGATGAGCCAGCTGGTTGCGAACGTGCGTGAGAAGAAAGCCATCACCGGTGCGGATTATCCGCCGACGTTAATCACCAAAGAGAACCTGCAACAGGCCGAGCGTATCGGCGAAGCCGGTAACTGA
- a CDS encoding ABC transporter permease, protein MTQIVTKTQPPAKRSGRIDPIAFFERFGVLIFMFLLLIFFQTQNSNFLSERNIFNILTEVSIYGIMAVGMTFVILTAGIDLSVGSILAVCAMTAAYVIKGDNFTTVDPSAWGGMSWLIGLGICLAMGTAIGFLHGLGVTRLRLPPFIVTLGGMTIWRGLTLVINDGAPIAGFDQGYRWWGRGELLGISIPIWIFALVAIGGYLALHKTRWGRFVYAIGGNPEAARLAGVNVKRVLVSVYVVIGCLAGLAGFVLSARLGSAEAVAGISFELRVIASVVIGGTSLMGGYGRIGGTVIGSIIMGILINGLVLMNVSAYYQQIITGLIIVLAVAFDTYAKSRRGAL, encoded by the coding sequence ATGACGCAGATAGTGACCAAAACGCAACCCCCTGCCAAACGTAGCGGACGTATCGATCCGATCGCTTTTTTCGAGCGCTTTGGGGTACTGATTTTTATGTTCCTGCTGCTGATTTTTTTCCAGACGCAGAACAGTAACTTCCTGTCAGAACGCAATATTTTCAACATCCTGACCGAGGTGTCGATCTACGGGATCATGGCCGTGGGGATGACGTTCGTCATCCTGACTGCCGGAATCGATCTGTCTGTCGGCTCCATTCTGGCGGTATGCGCCATGACGGCAGCATACGTGATTAAAGGCGACAACTTTACCACGGTAGACCCGAGCGCCTGGGGCGGGATGAGCTGGCTGATTGGCCTCGGCATCTGCCTGGCGATGGGGACGGCGATTGGCTTCCTGCATGGCCTGGGCGTGACCCGCCTGCGCCTGCCGCCGTTCATTGTCACCCTCGGCGGGATGACCATCTGGCGCGGCCTGACGCTGGTGATTAACGACGGCGCGCCCATTGCCGGTTTTGATCAGGGCTACCGCTGGTGGGGGCGTGGCGAACTGCTCGGTATCTCCATCCCGATCTGGATTTTTGCGCTGGTGGCGATCGGCGGTTATCTGGCGTTGCACAAAACGCGCTGGGGCCGTTTCGTCTACGCCATTGGCGGCAACCCGGAGGCGGCGCGTCTTGCCGGGGTCAACGTCAAACGTGTGCTGGTCAGCGTGTATGTCGTGATTGGCTGTCTGGCCGGGCTGGCGGGGTTTGTACTGAGCGCCCGTCTGGGCAGCGCGGAGGCGGTGGCCGGGATCTCCTTTGAGCTGCGCGTTATCGCCTCGGTGGTCATTGGCGGGACATCGCTGATGGGCGGCTATGGTCGCATCGGCGGCACCGTTATCGGCTCGATCATTATGGGCATTCTGATAAACGGTCTGGTGCTGATGAACGTCTCCGCCTACTACCAACAAATTATTACCGGGCTGATTATTGTGCTGGCGGTGGCGTTTGATACCTATGCCAAGAGCCGTCGTGGCGCGCTGTGA
- the iolG gene encoding inositol 2-dehydrogenase — protein sequence MFNIALLGAGRIGQVHAANIATHKETTLWSVVDPNETFASRLATQYQARQQSLDEAMTDPDVHAVLIASATDTHADLIELAARHGKAIFCEKPVHLDLARVRDCLKVVKEFDVPLFIGFNRRFDPQFRRVKTEAQSGRIGKPESLLIISRDPSPPPAEYVRVSGGMFRDMTIHDFDMARFIMGEEPVSVYAQGSNLVDPAIGAAGDIDTAFIVLKYASGALATIVNSRRSSYGYDQRLELHGSEGLLTAGNILENQVQHFGQNGCTSALPEHFFLQRYQAAYAAEWEHFVAILRGEAVPECSGDDGERALYLADKALESLHSQREVLL from the coding sequence ATGTTTAACATTGCTTTACTGGGAGCTGGCCGAATTGGTCAGGTACATGCCGCTAACATCGCAACCCACAAAGAGACAACCCTGTGGTCTGTCGTTGATCCGAACGAGACCTTTGCCTCCCGCCTGGCTACGCAATATCAGGCCCGTCAGCAAAGTCTTGATGAGGCGATGACCGATCCTGATGTTCATGCCGTGCTGATTGCCTCCGCCACGGATACCCACGCCGATTTGATTGAACTGGCCGCCCGCCACGGCAAAGCCATTTTCTGTGAAAAGCCCGTACATCTTGATCTTGCCCGCGTGCGCGACTGCCTGAAAGTGGTCAAAGAGTTCGACGTGCCGCTGTTTATCGGCTTTAACCGTCGTTTCGACCCACAGTTCCGCCGCGTTAAAACCGAAGCGCAGAGCGGGCGCATCGGCAAGCCGGAATCATTGCTGATTATCTCCCGCGATCCTTCTCCGCCGCCTGCGGAATATGTGCGCGTCTCCGGCGGGATGTTCCGCGATATGACCATCCACGATTTCGATATGGCGCGTTTCATCATGGGGGAAGAGCCTGTTTCGGTCTACGCCCAGGGAAGCAATCTGGTCGATCCGGCAATTGGCGCGGCAGGCGATATCGACACCGCGTTTATCGTGCTCAAGTATGCCTCCGGCGCGCTGGCGACCATCGTTAACAGCCGTCGCTCGTCTTATGGCTATGACCAGCGTCTGGAACTGCACGGTTCCGAAGGTCTGCTTACGGCGGGCAATATCCTCGAAAACCAGGTGCAGCACTTTGGACAGAACGGCTGCACCAGCGCGCTGCCTGAGCATTTCTTCCTGCAACGTTATCAGGCTGCCTATGCCGCCGAGTGGGAGCACTTTGTCGCCATCTTACGCGGCGAGGCTGTGCCGGAGTGCAGCGGTGATGACGGCGAGCGTGCGCTGTATCTGGCTGATAAAGCGCTGGAGTCATTGCACAGCCAGCGTGAAGTTCTCCTCTGA
- a CDS encoding sugar ABC transporter ATP-binding protein codes for MLQPLLKVTDLAKSFSGVWALSNVQLTVGTGEIHALLGENGAGKSTLLKALAGAQPQTRGDIWFNGETLPVEDSPVERQNKGIITIYQEFNLLPNMTVAENMFLGREPRKRNVIVDAKAVNQEAQVVLDYLQLNVAPTTPVARLSVAQQQMVEIARALTLNAKLIIMDEPSAALSDSEVESLHRVVRELKGRGVSIIYVTHRLHEVFQLCDRFTVFQDGRFTGSGAVAETNVEQLIRLMVGRDVAFNRRPPSETHHEDKPIRLAVKGLCREKPPLDPHGIALHDISFHVHAGEVLGIAGLVGAGRTEVARCLFGADGFTSGTFELDGAAYHPRDPMYALDQGVALVPEDRKKEGAVLGLSIRDNLSLSSLSSLLRWRFFVNTRKEDDLIESYRQALQIKMVNSEQEVRKLSGGNQQKVILARCMALNPRVLIVDEPTRGIDVGTKSEVHQVLFDMAKQGVAVIVISSDLPEVMAVSDRIITLSEGRVTGEIHGDDATEERLMMMMAINHNALNAA; via the coding sequence ATGTTGCAACCCTTACTGAAAGTTACCGATCTGGCAAAGAGCTTTTCCGGCGTCTGGGCGTTGAGCAACGTACAACTGACCGTCGGGACGGGGGAGATTCACGCGCTGCTTGGCGAGAACGGCGCGGGGAAGTCCACGCTGCTGAAAGCGCTGGCAGGGGCGCAGCCGCAGACCCGTGGGGACATCTGGTTCAATGGCGAAACGCTGCCGGTGGAGGACTCGCCGGTTGAGCGGCAAAACAAAGGCATCATTACCATCTATCAGGAATTTAATCTGCTGCCCAACATGACCGTTGCGGAAAATATGTTTCTCGGGCGCGAGCCGCGTAAACGTAATGTGATTGTCGATGCGAAGGCCGTGAACCAGGAGGCGCAGGTGGTGCTGGACTATCTGCAACTGAATGTCGCGCCGACCACGCCGGTCGCCCGCCTGAGCGTGGCGCAGCAGCAAATGGTGGAGATCGCCCGCGCGCTGACCCTGAACGCGAAGCTCATCATTATGGATGAACCTTCCGCCGCGCTGAGCGACAGCGAAGTGGAAAGCCTGCACCGCGTCGTGCGGGAACTTAAAGGCCGGGGCGTGAGCATTATTTATGTCACCCATCGTCTGCATGAAGTTTTCCAGCTCTGCGATCGCTTTACCGTGTTTCAGGATGGCCGCTTTACCGGCAGCGGCGCGGTCGCGGAAACCAACGTGGAACAGCTGATCCGCCTGATGGTGGGACGAGACGTGGCCTTTAATCGTCGCCCCCCCAGTGAAACCCATCATGAAGACAAACCGATTCGCCTTGCGGTGAAAGGGCTGTGTCGCGAAAAGCCGCCGCTGGACCCGCACGGCATTGCGCTGCACGACATCAGCTTTCACGTTCACGCCGGGGAGGTGCTGGGGATTGCGGGGCTGGTCGGCGCCGGGCGTACTGAAGTGGCGCGCTGCCTTTTTGGCGCTGACGGCTTTACTTCCGGGACGTTCGAGCTGGACGGCGCGGCGTATCACCCCCGTGACCCGATGTATGCGCTGGATCAGGGTGTGGCGCTGGTGCCGGAAGATCGCAAAAAAGAGGGGGCGGTGCTGGGACTGTCTATTCGCGACAACCTGTCGCTCTCCAGTCTCTCTTCGCTGCTGCGCTGGCGCTTTTTCGTCAACACCCGCAAAGAAGATGACCTGATCGAATCTTACCGCCAGGCGCTGCAAATCAAGATGGTCAACAGCGAACAGGAGGTGCGCAAGCTCTCCGGCGGCAATCAGCAGAAAGTGATCCTCGCGCGCTGTATGGCGCTCAATCCACGGGTGCTGATTGTTGATGAACCGACGCGCGGCATCGATGTGGGCACCAAATCCGAGGTGCACCAGGTGCTGTTTGATATGGCGAAACAGGGCGTGGCGGTGATTGTGATCTCTTCCGATCTGCCCGAAGTGATGGCGGTTTCCGACCGGATCATCACCTTAAGCGAAGGCCGGGTAACCGGTGAAATCCACGGCGATGACGCCACCGAAGAGCGGCTCATGATGATGATGGCCATCAACCATAACGCCCTGAACGCGGCATAA
- a CDS encoding bifunctional 5-dehydro-2-deoxygluconokinase/5-dehydro-2-deoxyphosphogluconate aldolase: protein MEKQFDVICMGRVAVDLYSQQIGARLEDVSSFAKYLGGSSGNVAYGAARQGLRSSMLARVGDEHMGRFLREELNHVGCDTSHLITDKERLTALVLLGIKDRDTFPLIFYRDNCADMAITASDVDEQYIASSRCLAITGTHLSHPQTRDAVLTALTCARRHGVRTVLDIDYRPVLWGLTSLGDGETRFIAAEQVTRQLQAVLHLFDVIVGTEEEFHIAGGATDTVQALAQVREVSAATLVCKRGALGCSVYTDSIPPSLDDGLTVTGVRVEVLNVLGAGDAFMSGLLRGYLNDEGWEQACRYANACGALVVSRHGCAPAMPSKVELDDYLSREHQVPRPDLDPRLNHLHRVTTRRRNWPELCVMAFDHRSQLEEMALQCGASLKRIPALKTLILQASRDAANSAGLEGKAGLLCDGTFGQDALNAITGEGWWIGRPIELPGSRPLEMEHGNIGTQLISWPQEHVVKCLVFFHPEDAHGLRLEQEQKIAEVYHACCQSGHELLLEVILPVGMPRSDELYLRAISRFYNLGIYPDWWKLPPLSSDGWTALSDIIERRDPHCRGVVILGLDAPAEQLRAGFRAAAGHELVKGFAVGRTLFGEASRAWLKHDIDDAQLVTRIRDNYLQLIAWWRERGQA from the coding sequence GTGGAAAAGCAGTTTGATGTGATATGCATGGGCCGCGTGGCGGTTGACCTCTACAGCCAGCAGATTGGCGCACGGCTGGAGGATGTCTCAAGTTTTGCCAAATACCTCGGCGGTTCCTCAGGGAATGTCGCCTACGGCGCCGCGCGTCAGGGGCTGCGTTCGTCGATGCTGGCAAGAGTGGGCGACGAACATATGGGGCGCTTTTTGCGCGAAGAGCTTAACCATGTTGGCTGCGATACCAGCCATCTGATAACGGATAAAGAACGCCTGACGGCGCTGGTGCTACTCGGCATTAAAGACCGGGACACCTTTCCACTGATTTTTTATCGCGATAACTGCGCGGATATGGCGATTACCGCCAGCGATGTTGACGAGCAGTACATCGCTTCATCCCGCTGCCTCGCCATCACCGGGACTCATCTTTCTCATCCGCAAACCCGCGACGCGGTGCTGACGGCGCTGACCTGTGCCCGCCGTCACGGCGTGCGCACGGTACTGGATATCGACTATCGTCCGGTGCTGTGGGGGCTGACCTCGCTGGGCGATGGCGAAACGCGCTTTATTGCCGCAGAGCAGGTCACTCGCCAGTTGCAGGCGGTGTTGCACCTGTTTGATGTGATCGTCGGCACCGAGGAAGAGTTTCATATTGCGGGCGGCGCTACCGATACCGTGCAGGCGCTGGCGCAGGTGCGTGAGGTAAGCGCGGCGACGCTGGTTTGTAAACGCGGCGCGCTGGGCTGCTCGGTGTATACCGACTCGATTCCGCCATCGCTGGATGACGGGCTGACGGTGACCGGCGTGCGCGTCGAGGTGCTTAATGTGCTCGGCGCGGGCGATGCGTTTATGTCGGGGCTGCTGCGCGGTTATCTCAATGATGAAGGCTGGGAGCAGGCCTGCCGCTACGCCAACGCCTGCGGCGCGCTGGTGGTCTCGCGCCACGGTTGCGCGCCCGCGATGCCGAGTAAGGTGGAGCTGGATGACTACCTCTCCCGCGAGCATCAGGTGCCGCGCCCGGATCTTGATCCACGGCTTAATCATCTGCATCGCGTCACGACGCGTCGGCGTAACTGGCCGGAATTGTGCGTGATGGCGTTTGATCACCGCAGTCAGCTTGAAGAGATGGCGCTACAGTGCGGCGCCTCCCTGAAGCGCATTCCGGCGCTGAAAACGCTGATCTTACAGGCCAGCCGCGATGCGGCGAACAGCGCGGGGCTGGAAGGAAAAGCCGGTCTGCTGTGCGACGGAACGTTTGGCCAGGACGCGCTGAATGCGATAACCGGCGAAGGGTGGTGGATTGGCCGCCCGATTGAGCTTCCCGGTTCACGGCCGCTGGAGATGGAGCACGGCAACATTGGCACTCAGCTTATCAGTTGGCCGCAGGAACATGTGGTGAAGTGCCTGGTCTTTTTCCACCCGGAAGATGCCCACGGCCTGCGCCTGGAGCAGGAGCAGAAAATCGCCGAGGTGTATCACGCCTGCTGTCAGTCGGGGCATGAGCTGCTGCTGGAAGTGATTTTACCTGTGGGTATGCCGCGCAGCGATGAGCTTTACCTGCGGGCTATCTCCCGCTTCTACAACCTGGGCATTTATCCCGACTGGTGGAAACTGCCGCCGCTCTCCTCTGACGGCTGGACGGCGCTGAGTGACATTATCGAACGCCGCGACCCGCACTGCCGTGGCGTGGTGATTCTTGGGCTGGATGCGCCAGCCGAACAGTTACGCGCAGGGTTCAGAGCCGCTGCCGGACATGAGCTGGTGAAAGGGTTTGCGGTGGGGCGCACGCTGTTTGGCGAGGCTTCCCGCGCATGGCTGAAACATGACATTGACGATGCGCAACTGGTGACGCGCATTCGGGATAACTATCTGCAACTGATCGCCTGGTGGCGCGAGCGCGGGCAGGCATAA